The Jaculus jaculus isolate mJacJac1 chromosome 1, mJacJac1.mat.Y.cur, whole genome shotgun sequence nucleotide sequence ACCAGGGtattggtgggtactgacctggtgtaatctcagttaccttttgggatgattttggtctcagttatgctgtgcctctgcttgggtccctctttggtgcactgtgggttcaagtaggctggctgggtcactggattgctgctctggtcgccGGTACgaggtgctgtgagctcccttctccgggtctctggagcttgctggcgcttgtgctggcagtggggggagaggaggctgtggatggtggatgaagttctcccactggtcctcgcAATCTTCTTCCTCATGAGCTACTCCGCTGGTgcctgctgttctcccttcaggtttcttgagtttgtgagaaggccggtgtgagtggagaatccccccAGGCTCAGGCTGCAGCCACACAGACCTGGTGCCACAGCTgcaggagctgcttctgcctgcttctgtggactCCGGATGCTCTGGCTCTCTCCTACTGTGGTTGCTAATTTTTTATACCCCTTCacttagtagaagagtgtattttactgtttgggtttttttgttggtggtggtttttttttgttttgtttttgttttgttttgtttttcgaggtagggtctcattctagcccaggctgacctggaattcactatgtagtctcagggtggcctcgaactcacagtgatcctcctacctctgcctcccgagtgctgggattaaaggcgtgcgccaccatgcccggcccatggtgggtttttgttttttgttttttgtggggttttttgttgtttgttttttttcatctATGCTGCtgtggcatggttcctacaccaccatcttaaccagaggtccttgttttatattttaaatttgattcCTCATCTAATATAAAGAAGATATTTAGGGAGGAGCTTAGCACACAAAGGAAACCCAATTAAATGCCCATCATGTTTCTACAGACTGATAGACCTCCTTGGAAGGAGGAATGGATTCATCCTCTTTAGGTGGCTCACACGGACTGTGGACAGGCAGCCTGATGGCGGGGATCCCTGTGCCAATCAGTGCAGTGTGTTTGAGTCAGCCAccctattttccttcctttttatttttttatttattttggttttctaggtagggtctcacggtagctcaggctgagctggaattcactgtgtagtctcagggtggccttgaaatcatggcaatcctcctacctctgcctcctgagtgctgggattaaaggcatgtaccaccacgcctggcttttttcctttttttttttttaaatttacttatttacttgagagagcaagagagggacagaggcagtcagagacagaataggcacttCGGGGCCcccaggcactacaaacaaactccagatgcatgcaccaccttgtgcatctggcttatgtgggtcttggggagtcgaaccgaggtcctttggctttgcagacaaacgccttaaccgctaagccagctccccagccctgggctttCCTTTCAGGCAGAATGACAGGGAGTGGGAGACACACAGGCATCTGCCAGGTCTGGGTGCCAGCTCGTAACCTGCAGTGTGCTCTGTGTTGCAGGCTACGAGTCCAGGACCTGCAGCGACTCGGAGGAGTCCTCCGAAGTGGACTGTGTGCCGGAGCCCCTCGCTGACAGACGCCTTGAGAAGCTGGGCCTCTGCCGGCCGCTTGTCAAAGAGGAGCCACCTCCTGGGGGCAGCCCCGCTCCTGAGGGGACGAGGAGGGGCTCGAGCAGCTGCGGGGCCAGCAGCACGACGGACAGCGCCGAGTCCGAGGCATCCGACTCTGCCAACACAGAGAGCCGGGGCTGCCGGACGAGCGGCTCGAGCGAGTCCGTGGATGCCCTGGAAGAGGATGACTTAGACGCCTGCTCCTCCAGCAGGACCAGCATCTTCCACTTCGACCTGCCCCACTTCCCCGAGGGTCTTGATTCTGACAGCCAGGAGGACAGGAGCAAGACGGAGACCAGCGGCTTCCTGTGTCTGCTGGACCTGGCCCAGAGCGCCGACCCTCCTTTCCCGAAGACGCGGTGTGCCCAGGGTGTGGCGCCTGAGGCCTGCAGCTGGGGAGCAGAGCTGAGCACGGGCAGGCTGGACCCCAGGCTGTATGAGAACAGCCGGACCGACTACTACAGCCTGTGCTCCAGCGTCTCCCCAGCCAGCCACCTGAGTGACAGCTCAGACAGTACAGCTTCCCGACAGGGGCAGGGTGCCATTCCTCCCGTGTGGGCCCGACAGGGCTGGCTGGAGACCCAGCCCTGCTCCACGCTGGAAACCCTGGCCCTGCATCCACTTCCACCGCTGGCCTTTGAGGATGGCAGCTCGGATGAGGAATACTATGATGCAGCGGACAAGTTAACACCTCCACACACCCTCTCAGGTGAGCCCGCACCCCATCCCAGCAGGTGTGTATGATGCTAGGCAAACAGGTGGCTCCTAAGGGCCCAGGACCAAGTTTGAGAGGAAGACACATAAGCAAAACAGGGTCCTTATTCACTCGTAAGGTGGCCAACCTGAGTTCCATGGATCAAAttacaaaccaactctagatgcatgtatcaccttgtgcgtctggcttacatgggtcctagggaatttgaaccttggtcctttggcttttggccttgcaggcaaatgttttaactgcatctctccaacccatacgTATGTcttctgcatgcatgtgcgtgtacacacacacacacgcccctcaCAGCCCCCTAAAGGATAAACACTCataagtcacacatgcacattggGGGCGGCTGCCGGCCTTGCCTTTCAGTCTCAGCCCTTTCCTGTTGCTCTTTGGTCCTGCTTCTGGTGGCTTCCATTGACCTTGGGAGAAAGgtcagcttttttatttattacttttatttttcatgagagagagaaagagaacaaactggcatgccagggcctccagccactataatcaaactccagacctgtgcaccaccttgtgagcgtgtgcgaccttgcatgcttacatcaccttgtgagtctggcttacgtgggatctggagagtggaacatgagttcttaggcttcgcaggcaagtgccttaaccactaagccatctctctagcccaagttagcTTTTGAGTGGGCTCTGTGTGGCATAGCTTCTGtacatctttccctctctctttctctctctctctctctgtctctctctctctgtctctctgtgtgtgtatgtgttccctGTCTCAGATGTCAAGCTCTAAAAAGAAGTTTGGGGTACTATGACCAAAAGACAGTACATGAATCTTGAGCAACTAAACATCAAAAATGCTTACAGATTATTAACCATCATCATCCAGATGAGGAAATTAAGGAGATAACACTTGCCCAGGGTTACACAGCTGAACGGGGATTTGAATCCAGGTGGGCTCAAGTGCTCTGAGGACCTCTCTGTCGTTCTTCATGTGCCCTCTCCTTTCTTGACTCACAGGGCCCAGAGCTGCCAATCCCAGTGTCACAGACTCACAGAGTCAGACTAGCATTTGCAGCCCCAAAGAAAGCCCGCCTGGCCCAGAGGGAATACAGCCAAGCCGAAGGGGAGGGATAAAGAAGAAGAATGCCAAGACCCCGAGGAAAAGAAGGTCCTTCCTACAGACGGACTACACCTCCCAGGTCTCTTTTCCTATGGAACCATCTGCCTCCAGGGAGAGCATGGATGGTGTGTGCTACTACGGCCGGGAGCCTTACCTGACGCTCAGCGCCCCCTCGCCAACCGTGTCCTCCCTGCAGGACATGCTCGGTGAGCCAGGCCTCCTGGAAACTAAGGCCCTGGGGCTGCTAGCTTCCCTGAGGGAGAGCAAGAGCAAAAACCCAGCCTCCAGAATCATGGAGATGGAACCCGAGACCATGGAAACCAAGTCTGTCATCGACTCTCGAGTGTCTTCTATTTCTGCCATTCGCCTCCGGATTGACCCCAGCAATACAGAGAATCCGGAGGCTGTCCCTTTGGCCATCACTGTTGACAGTTTCTTGGCAAACACCCCTCACAACCCTGAGGGTTCCAACACAGATTCTTCCAGCCCAGAGGCCACTCAGATAAAGCCTTTCCAAATTTTGGCTCCATTTCAAGACCTGGATGGCCCTATCCCCAAAGAACTGGACATCAAGCATGAAGACAGCACCCTCCCCCACTCCACTACTGACCCTAGCCCCGGCAGCCCAAGGCTACATAATGTCTCTCAAGGAGATACATCGGAGCAGGAAGGTGTCCACCTAGAAACGGGGTTGGGATCTTTTTTAATAAGTCATATGCAAGAACCTGCCACCAAGTACACAGAGCCCTTGCCTCTTGGAGCTGGCCTCACAAATGGGGAGTGTGGGGTGAAATCAGAAGATGTGGCTTCTCTCCCTACACAGGAGGAGCAACAAGGACAGCCATCTTTGGAATGTGACAGTGAAGTTACAAACAAAAATGGTCCCAATTTATTCCTGGAGGGAGCTGGGAAGAAGTCACGTGACCTCAAGAGTGCCGGGTCTGACGCTATTCTGCAGGCTCCTGATGTGAGTACTCCAGCAGGCAGAATAATCACCTCCCTGCCCTTGGAGGCTCCTGGAACAGGGACTGAGCAGACCCCACTCCATTCCCCCAAAAGTCCCGGAGGAAAAAGCAGAGATGCCCTAGGCCAGGCCTGCCAAGCCCAAGAGCGAGAACTATTGGTAGAACTGGACTTGGGCCCTAATTTCTTACTTGGGGAGCAGATCATTCCATCAGCCTTCCCTCCAGAAAGGGTCCCAGTGGAATCACCTAAGCACATGGCAGGGGAAGGTGCTGCTCCTGGGCACAATCCTCCACAGGCCTGTGTTCCTCCAGCTCCTTCGTGGTCTAAGACCCCCCCATGTCAAGAGGAACCCCACTCAGCAACTTCAAGCCATTGTTCACCACCGGAAAGCAAAGGGGATGGTTCCAGCATTTGCCTTCCTACTGAGAAGTCTTTCCTGTGCTTTGCCCCAGAGAGCAACCCTGAGGTTTCGGCTAGATTCAAGAGGGCcatgtccttgggttttgcaggcaggaGTGAGGTGGTGGACCCCGGGATGGGGATGGAGCAGTGCAGCTGCCAGCTCTCCTATGCCACATGCTTCCGTGGCCTGCAGCCTGACACAGAGGAGGAAGATAGGAACCCACAAGCACACCCCGCTGTCCCCCTCACCTCGCCACCCTCTGCTGGAAACAGGCTGGTCTTGCCCTGGAGGGCGGCCCGTTCCCACAGCTGCAGCACCACACCCCTATTCAGGAAGAGCCACATCTGGCCAGAGTACTGCTCCAGGACACTGAGACAGCTGAAAGCTGTCCCTGCCAGTACCCCCGAGGGCTTCATCCAACTTGTGGAGAGCTTGCTAGAACTCCAAGACATCGTAGGAGCTTCCTGGGGAGTTGGGAACAAACACCCCCCAGAGAAGTGCACCTGGCACTTTTCAGAAAGCCGGAGCCGCCTCTGCATGGGCTCCCAGAAGCTCTTGTCAAGTTGTCAGCATGTGATCAGAATGGACCAGTCCCCTGAGGAGATGCAGGGTGCCCTGCGTGACACCTTTCAGCACCTGGTCCAACTGGCAGGCCTGTGTTTCCAATTCACAGACTGCAGCCGCTGCTCCGCCCGCCACAGGGAAGCAGCGGGGAACCTGAGGGATGTGGTGTACACTTACCACCAGTTCTTGGAGGCTGCAAAATTGACCTGTGAGAGAGGCTACCATGACCTCAGTGTGAAACTCTTAGCTCGCCAGTGCACAGCTCTCACAGCTGCTGTGTTCTGTTTGACCCAGAGGTTCCGGGCATCCACTGCTCTGTGAACAGGtcatcaaatccagggcctcttgccctgccCCTGGACACTTCTCCAAGAAGTGTCCTCTACCCACCCCCTTCAAATGTTTACTATATAGAGTATTCAAATAAACTGCTGCTTAATCTTGACCTGATTCATATAGAGTGATGATAAGTTCGGATGAAAAACATTCACccggggccagagagatggctcagtggctaacggtgcttgcttgtaaagcctaaaagCCTGACGGCCTGTGTTGGATTCTCCAGCaccacgtaaacccagatgcaccaagtgctatatatgtctggagtttgtttgcagtggtaggaggttctagtatgcccatactcactctctttttttgtctgcctctttctatctttctctctaataaataaaactatttaaatttaaaagaaaaatccattCACTCATTGAACATTCACTTCTTTGTGTCAGGCCTGACTGAGCACTCAGGAATTAGCAGGCAAAACCCACAAGCCCTGCCTCACCGGATCAGAGTGCTCAGACACTCTAGATACAGATGAGCAGATGGCCCTGTGTGAACTGGGCTTTTACCAACAGTGGAGCAGATGCGGGGGGTATGGGCAAGACAAAGCCAAAGACTTTGTCCGAAGAAGGCAGTaatgaagccgggtgtgatggtgcatgcctttaatcctagcacccggcaggcagaggtagaaagatcgctgtgagttcaaggccaccctgatgttacatagtgaattctaggtcagcctgagctagagcaagactctacctcaaaaaggggggaggggcaggaatgACAGAGGCCATTGAAAAACAGTCTTCATTTCTCCTGCCATGCTGATTTCATGGTAACTCTTCAAAAACAGACGTGAACACATGTGCTATTTCATTGACTCTACCTTCCCAAGGTTGAAGCTACAGCAATGGCACCGCCAAGAGCGGGCATTTCTTTACTACGTCACTGCAATGAGCAGAGATTGCCACTGGGTGGCAGTAAGTTCCTTAGCTGCACTGCCACTCCCTTGCAAGAATATCCTGCGCTTTAACTGAAATTGCATCCCGGATTCTTATATCCTGTTTCTGTCTTAAATATACCAAAGAAGACATGAAATTCCTTGCATTACATGTGTCTCTTAGAGAATATTAGAGCAACAGAAATATAGTCACCTCTTTTTCCACTTGCCCCAGCATATCCAGTTACTCCCAGTTACCCATCACAGACCTGGGCCAAACTGCTTAACTGCTCCATGTTTTGGTTTTGTCTTCTGAAGATGTACATACTAATATTGCCCACGTGCACAGAAATCTGGGAAACAATCTGTAAAATCTCAGCAAAGAGGTAGCAACCTTCAACTTTAGTGGGTTGTTGCCCTTGTCTGCAAGCCTCCCTGACACTTTTGTTTTCCCACTCACGGGAAACCCATTAATGACTCCTCTAGGACATCTTTTGCCCTGGCTTCTCTTTCTGGCTAAAGGTGGATTAGTGGCTCACGTTGGGCTACCAGAGGTAATCAAAAGGGtcccttttgggctggagagatggcttagcggttaagcgcttgcctgtgaagcctaaggacccctgttcgaggcttggttccccaggtcccacgttagccagatgcacaagggggcgcacgcgtctggagttcgtttgcagaggctggaagccctggcgcgcccattctctctctcttcctctatctgtctttctctctgtgcctgtcgctctcaagtaaataaataaataaaaaataaaataaaaaagggtccCTTTGTCCCTCTGTTCTCCCTGACCAGTTGTAAGGTCAGTGTTCCCCTCCTCCTGCAAGGTCTCCTAGTTCTTCTCTTTGCCCATCAAGATCAAGATCAAAACTTAATAATGCCTGTGTTGCAAGGTAATTGGtggattttataaaataaaatacataaagcaccttgaaaaaaaaaagatcaagatcaaggcctggagagatggctcagtggttaaagcactcacctgcaaagcctaataaccagggtgcccagtacccatgcaaagccagatgcacaaagtagagcatgcagctggagttcattctcaacagctggaggctctggggcacccattctctctctctctctctctctctctctcttccccttgcacataaataaataaaaatatttttaacatttttaaaaatcaagatcaAGGTTAGTCACATCCTGAGCTCTCTCCAGACAGAACAGAAGCTGTACTTGGGCAGAGAACAGATATCCTCTATAACCCACTACCAGTTACTTGTCAACTAGTAATTACTACTGTGTCAAGAAGAGGTTTCCTTTCTTAGAAGGGTGTGTCTTTTCACAgagagctttatttttatttttttatgtatttacttgagaaagaggcaaagagagagagagaaagagagagagagtaaaacagaatgggcatgccagggactatagccactgcaaatgaactccagacacatgtgccaccttgtgcatatggctttgcatgggtactagggaattgaacctggctcctctggccttgcaggcaagtgccttaaccgctaagccatctctccagcccttagagagTGCTTTGAATACACTTTAAATAAGGGGCTCCCCCACGGTTCCCCCTTCTGCTCCCCTTCAGCTAGCTGCAACCTCTTCTTCCTGTTTACGTTTGTATCTGCATCTCCAAAGACAGCCACCTGTTAGTTATCTGCCAGGTGCTGGGCCCCCTAAGTAAGGTTCTTGAGTGCGGATTTGAAGTAGTTTCATGATGatgaaaaacagcaacaatagtgcataaaataaaaattagatgaGGCTAAATGGGACTTGGAACTTTTGTCAGCAGAAAACTGGGAGAAGCTAAATAACTGATTCATATGAACACAGCCTACCTGTTTACCAGCTGAAAGAAGGAGGGCAGGACTTCACTAAGTCAGGGCTGGAATCCTGGTAGTagcctgagcctcagttttctcatctgacaaaatgaaataatactcATCTCCCTTTAATGAATGCCTACAGTGTGACCAGTGCTTTATTTAGATAGTTTGAATACTTTCtccttttctaattttgtttgcttacttaatttttatatgcagagagagaagagagacaaacagagggagagagaatgggcacatcagggccaccagctgctgcaaacaaattccagatgcatgtgtcactttgtgcatctggctttacttgggtaccggggaattgaacccaggtcattaggctttgcaggcaagtgccttaactgcttagccatctctccagcccctggatattTTCTTAATATGACCAGCATCCTAGGAATTGTCATATATATGATAGATAAATATTTGGCAGTTTTGTAAGAAATAAATTGTCATGAAGGCAGGATGActgaagcttccagctcagtcatTCAACAAACACTGGATTCCTTCTTCCTTGTTCTCCCCCTCCTCAAGCCCATTCCCTTTCTTGGGTTGCCACAGAATAGTgctagtcttttgttgttgttgttttggttttttgtttgtttgtttttgttttttgagttagggtctcactgtagctcaggatgacctggaagtcactatgtactctcagggtggcctcgaactcacggcgatcctcctacctctgcctcccgagagctgggattaaaggtgagtgccaccatgtccagctagtgCTAGTCTTTTTCTCTAGCTTCCACAAGGAAGAGTAAGTCCCTGGTTGTCGAGAAGCTGAAGTGCAGGGGAAGTCACCCTACCTGGCACTTCCTTTGAGATATACAGCGCCCTACATGAGACAGGCAGGGTAAGGATTATGAATGTAAATAGTTGGGAGAGAATCTTATTTCAAGAGTTCTTGATGGAGGCCAGATGAATCTGGACCACTAAGAAGGTGTTATAAGACATATAAGAAGTAGGGTGAGAAGTAGTAATCAAGGAAGGTTTCTTATAAGAGGCAGTACTATCAAACTTAGACGTCAAGaagtatttattgggctggagagatggcttagcggtaaagcactcgcctgtgaagcctatggaccccggttcgaggctcggttccccaggtcccatgttagccagatgcacaagggggcgcacgcgtctggagttcgtttgcagaggctggaagccctggcgcgcccattctctctctccctctatctgtctttctctctgtgtctgttgctctcaaataaataaattttttaaaaaatgaaaaaaaaaagaagtatttattaTCTACCATGTGTCAGGCTTTAGATTTGGTAGTTAGGATTTAGATAgtaacagaggaaaaaaaaacattctgggactgaagaggtggcttagtggttaaggcacttgcctgtggggcctaaccacccaggttcgattccccagtacctacataaagccaaatgtacaaagtgacacatgcatctggagttcttttgcaatggctatatgccctggtacacccattctctctgtctatctgtctgtctctctctctctctctttcttctctcccctctgtgtctgcttacaaatcaataaattagatattaaaaaaaaaaactatcaacagggctggagagatggcttagcagctaagacacatgcctgtgaaacctaaggacccaggttcgagtatccagatcccacataagccagatgctcatagtggcacatgcatctggagtttgtttgcagtggctagaagccctggcatgcccattctcctctccctccctccctccctttctctctctctctcactgtagtaaataaataaaaataaaaatatatttaaaaactatcaACAAATCTCTATTTTGTAGTGACAATTGAATACAATCACAAACACAGTGAGCCCAGTCTCCTCAAGGAACTGACAATTAgctggaaagacagaaaaaaaaatacgttGGTGACCTAGAAGTGaattaacaaaaaaaacaaagaagcaagaaGATGTTAAGAAGCTGGGAaaacggctcagtggttacagacgCTTACTTGCAGAGCTTACCAGCCAacgttcaattcccaagccacccacataagcctgatgcaaaaagaGGCATAAGCACTTcatgtttgtctgcagtgacacccacaaataaataataaataaataacttaataaaagaTGTTAAGACAGACAAGATGAGCCAGCCTTACCTGATGTGACCTTAGGtagatgaggtaggaggagcaggcAGGACTTGGGATGGGAGTGGATTTTATGTCCAAGTACAACAGGAAACCACTGAGGCATCTGGAGTAGGAAGACCCATAACATTGGACCAATCGAAGTACTGGCAGTTGGGGAAGCAACTAGACAAGCCAGAGACATTTTCTCTCCATAGAAGAGTAGTCATGAGCTCATTCAGAGGTGAAGGGATGTGAACATGAGGATGGAGGGGTGGTCAGTATGTCAGTGTGAGGTGCAGAGACTGCTCAACCCTGAAAGGATCAGTGACATCTATTTGACCCATTTTGTAAGCTGGCATTTCAGCAGGCAGTGGGGAAGCTGTATGCAGAAGAGAGCTGATAGAGCTGGGTTTTAGTAAAGCTGAAtgacgagctggagagatggcttagcagttaagcgcttgcctatgaagcctaaggaccccggtttgacacttgattccccaggacccatgttagccagatgcacaagggggcgcatgcgtctggagttggttttcagtggctggaggccctggcgcgcccattctctctatctgcgtctttctctctctgtcactctcaaattaatttttaaaattttaaaaaaagaaaagctgaatgGGAGAAAAGGATGTGATGTGTTAAGTTAGCAATTGAAAATCAGatgagggtgtggtggtgcgtgcctttaatcccagcagaagcaAGGGGATTTCcgtgcatgagtttgaggccagcctgggaccctacagaatacatgcctggtcagcctgggccagcatgaaaccctacctagaaaaaaaaaatcagatgaacatgctgggcatggtgatacacaatAGTAatctagcacttgtgaggctgaggcaaaaggaccacaagtttgaggtcagcctgggctacacagtgagaccctgtttcaaatcaGAATAAATTAAAAGATGTTGTACAAAGGAAAGTCTGGGGATGGGGTTGACAGAATATACCTAAGTTAGTAGAGTGCCTTGGTTAAGATTGATCCCCAGCCTCGCATTaaactgaacatggtggcacatgcctgtcatcccagcacatgggaggtggagacaagtggATCAGAAGAAGCTTAAAGACATCCCTGggtacacagcaagtttgaggccagcatggaccaCATGAGACCCCGTCTTTGGGTTCTTGAGATAGAGAAGTTTAAGGCACAGGCATGGTATGGCCTCTGAAAAAATGAGACCCTTTATGCTGCAAGAGTAAAGGAAGAGTAACAGAGCCCAGGACAAGTCATTTTGTGTCTCTGAGTCTCAGTTTGGAGTTTATATATGAGTGAATGATATACGAGCTGGAAGAGAAAGAGTGACCAGAAGCTACACTCCTTGCCTGCCAAAGGCCATCTCCATTTTGAGCCTGGagggccaggaggcagaggtaaggtcTGTGTCAGCGCATAGGCTCTGCTGGTTGTGGGAAACCCGGGTGAAGAAAAGAACCTAAGGTT carries:
- the Frmpd1 gene encoding FERM and PDZ domain-containing protein 1 — its product is MEELESSLFQTRKAHRIEQMVARWLRRSRDSSARTKVAAADVPPGTPTQALTPVRHTVKLDKDSLLQDYGFHISESLPLTVLAVTEGSSAHGKLFPGDQILQMNNEPAEDLSCEQAIDILRETEDSLSITVVRCISGAPKSSFLTEEKRARLKTNPVKVHFAEEVLVSGQNQGNSLLCMPNVLKLYLENGQTKAFKFEANTTVKDIILTVKEKLSIRSIEYFALALEEQYSISRLHLLHEEELIQQVVEREESHDSRCLFRVCFVPKDPLDLLKEDPVAFEYLYLQSCNDVLQERFAVEMKCSSALRLAALHIQERIYACAQPQKISLKYIEKDWGIENFISPTLLRNMKGKDIKKAISFHMKRNQNLLEPRQKQLISAAQLRLNYLQILGELKTYGGKIFNATLMLQDRESYIALLVGAKYGISQIINSKLNIMSTLAEFANISRVELTEESEKVSMVKVYLQDIKVLTLLLECSTAKDLACLIAGYCRLFVDPVASVFLWPGNRQQVHRVSAEEGYESRTCSDSEESSEVDCVPEPLADRRLEKLGLCRPLVKEEPPPGGSPAPEGTRRGSSSCGASSTTDSAESEASDSANTESRGCRTSGSSESVDALEEDDLDACSSSRTSIFHFDLPHFPEGLDSDSQEDRSKTETSGFLCLLDLAQSADPPFPKTRCAQGVAPEACSWGAELSTGRLDPRLYENSRTDYYSLCSSVSPASHLSDSSDSTASRQGQGAIPPVWARQGWLETQPCSTLETLALHPLPPLAFEDGSSDEEYYDAADKLTPPHTLSGPRAANPSVTDSQSQTSICSPKESPPGPEGIQPSRRGGIKKKNAKTPRKRRSFLQTDYTSQVSFPMEPSASRESMDGVCYYGREPYLTLSAPSPTVSSLQDMLGEPGLLETKALGLLASLRESKSKNPASRIMEMEPETMETKSVIDSRVSSISAIRLRIDPSNTENPEAVPLAITVDSFLANTPHNPEGSNTDSSSPEATQIKPFQILAPFQDLDGPIPKELDIKHEDSTLPHSTTDPSPGSPRLHNVSQGDTSEQEGVHLETGLGSFLISHMQEPATKYTEPLPLGAGLTNGECGVKSEDVASLPTQEEQQGQPSLECDSEVTNKNGPNLFLEGAGKKSRDLKSAGSDAILQAPDVSTPAGRIITSLPLEAPGTGTEQTPLHSPKSPGGKSRDALGQACQAQERELLVELDLGPNFLLGEQIIPSAFPPERVPVESPKHMAGEGAAPGHNPPQACVPPAPSWSKTPPCQEEPHSATSSHCSPPESKGDGSSICLPTEKSFLCFAPESNPEVSARFKRAMSLGFAGRSEVVDPGMGMEQCSCQLSYATCFRGLQPDTEEEDRNPQAHPAVPLTSPPSAGNRLVLPWRAARSHSCSTTPLFRKSHIWPEYCSRTLRQLKAVPASTPEGFIQLVESLLELQDIVGASWGVGNKHPPEKCTWHFSESRSRLCMGSQKLLSSCQHVIRMDQSPEEMQGALRDTFQHLVQLAGLCFQFTDCSRCSARHREAAGNLRDVVYTYHQFLEAAKLTCERGYHDLSVKLLARQCTALTAAVFCLTQRFRASTAL